The segment GGTGGTGGTTCGGACCAAAAAAGAGATCTCCCGTCCCGATGGCTCCTATATCAAGTTTGATGACAATTCGGCGGTTTTGATCAATCAACAGCGGGAACCGGTGGGAACGCGTATTTTTGGACCGGTGGCGCGGGAACTCAGGGCTAAGAATTTCATGAAGATCATTTCCCTGGCCCCTGAAGTGCTTTAAAAAACAGG is part of the Deltaproteobacteria bacterium genome and harbors:
- the rplN gene encoding 50S ribosomal protein L14, translated to MIQTQTQLDVADNSGAKKVFCIRVLGGTRRRYARVGDIIVVSVKEAIPNAKVKKGDVMKAVVVRTKKEISRPDGSYIKFDDNSAVLINQQREPVGTRIFGPVARELRAKNFMKIISLAPEVL